From Xyrauchen texanus isolate HMW12.3.18 chromosome 15, RBS_HiC_50CHRs, whole genome shotgun sequence:
AGAGAAAAGCAATATAGAACATTCTGACCTAACCTGTCCTCAGCCTAAACTCAAGCTCCAATAATGATAACccctaaaaacaacaacacttcatttcaacatttactcTCCCCCTTCTAGTGAACTAAAAAGAGAGTgttctaaatactcatcaaggttcatttatttgaactaatttgtatgatttaattTTCCCTACAACAGTTcattattttgagcattagggtttacagtgcttGCTCCTAATTTGAATAGGGCCTATTTCAAAAGCAAAAAGTAATAactccaaaaatatttattatcacATATTGTTAACATAAAACTGTAAGCTGCTGGTGCATCCTCATCAGTAATCATCATCTCCTTGTTGTTATTACTGTTAGCTACTCTTTTATGTTTGACACAGTCTCAAATAAGGCCTTTAGTGAGAATGTGAGCCACCACACCTCTCCTTGAACACAGTGCGCCCTAAGTGAATCTGACTGCAATTATTTCTTTTATTATCTTGCAGACGATCTCATGCTTTCTCCTTTGCGAAGACAAACGTTTCTGTTTGATGTCTCAACTCTCTCCGACAAAGAGGAGCTGGTCGGTGCTGAGTTAAGGATTTTCCGAAAAGCGCCTGGGGATTTCCTACCGTTGCCATCAGGCGTCTACCACCTTCATTTGCTCTCATGTCGATCAGAGAGGCCACTGGGCTCCAGGTCCCTTGATCTCCAGGATTCCCGAAAACAAGAATGGGAGGTTCTGGACGTATGGGGGATTTTTAAAAACAGGCATCTTCACGCAGCCCAGGGGAATCAGCTTTGTCTCCAGCTCAAGGTGACGCATGGAAAATCCGACACGGAAATCGACCTTAAGCAACTGGGTTTCCACAGACACGGCCGAACGATGCAGGAAAAGGCGATATTGGTGGTTTACACGCGGTCTAGGAAGAGGGAGAACTTGTTCAATGAGATGAAAGAGCAGATCAAGTCTCGGGGAGAGCAACAGGAGGAGGAGAGCGGCCTGCAGTTTAAAGCGCGGCGCAGACGGAGAACTGCGCTCAATGCGAATCGTCACGGGAAAAGACATGGCAAAAAGTCCAAATCGAGATGCAGCAAAAAGGCTTTGCATGTCAATTTCAAAGAGCTGGGCTGGGACGACTGGATCATCGCGCCCCTGGATTACGAAGCCTACCACTGCGAGGGCGTGTGCGATTTCCCGTTGAGGTCGCACCTGGAGCCGACCAACCATGCCATCATACAAACGCTCATGAACTCCATGGACCCGAACAGCACACCGCCGAGCTGTTGCGTTCCCACAAAACTCAGCCCcatcagtatactgtatatagactcTGGTAACAATGTCGTGTACAAACAGTACGAGGACATGGTGGTCGAACAGTGTGGATGTAGGTAGCGAATCACACAAACAAGACTTTGGCACAAAGGCAAGAAAAACTTGAAGTGAGGCTTAATGAAACTGACCAGGAAGAATCAAAACAAAAAGACGCGTTTTGCCACATTCTTACCTATGCAAAGGGGATTGTCCATTCTTCCAGACATTTCTGACTATTTAAATTATCTCCAAATTATCAGTTACAAATAGGCCACCATTCATATTTGTTGCAACCGGGCATGCATAGTTTCTTTAATCATTGGGGGAAAAATAATATTTcgttacacatataaatataaatgtgtgtgtgtgtgtgtgtgtatgtatatatatatatatatatatatatatatatatatatatatatatatatatatatatatattataataaaataaatatcgtCTGTTAGACAGGTAGCCtgtcttatttaaaaaataaaaaggccaGATTTAGTGCGCAACCGCACGGATAGGATTCAAGGAGGATAATGTTACACCATTATCAGCGTGGACTCAGAAGAATGGGGAGACGGGCACCTGTTCAAACGGGAAGGTTCTCAGTCACTCTGTTATAAGGTCTCGTTATACTGAATGTTTAATGGATAATCGTACATGGGTAAGACGCCGTGTCGCTCGACTACACCTTTGGCAATGCCCTTACGACCATCGCATGCGTTATCAAATCATATTCTGCTTTTTGGGCAAAGGTGAAGGTACCAAACACAATGAAAAGCAATTTCTGCTTCTTCTGTTTGACTGCACGTGAGTGAATCTTGTGGCGCGCGCGCTTACTAGGGAGAGAAAAAGATTTGATGGTCGCTTTAAAGGTAAATGAGAAGCATCGGACAGTGTTCTTGAGGGAACTGCCTGGACATTTGAGCATTGGTCACGAAGCCTGCATAAATCcacaaaaaatgtcattttgtacTTTCAGGTTGGAATCGACGAGCAAAGCCACTCACCTGAGATGACAAAAATGGAAATCCATCAACGTTTGCATCTTTACAAAATGCACTTCCACAACAGCTAACTGTCTTAAGGAGCGTTTTCCCCCCCGACCTATTGACTGActaggaaagagagagggagagagagagagagactcacatGCGAGATTACTATATTTAAATGCACATTAGCTTTGAATGCACTGTTGTtcattatttgatctgtaaataTTTTGTAAGTAAAACCTAAAGTGCAACGTATGAAGAAATGAAACGAACACATTTCTTTgttaatgtacattaaaatgCACTCAAATCGCTATAATTTCTattctataattattttattatttgtgatgTACAGAGTTCCATGATAATCGTGTATTTCTTAcgctgatgaaacaaaattaatttaaaatgtattcgtTATTGCTGAGGGTGTAAATACCATTATCGATGTCTACCTCATAATTGCATAGAATCTGTTCTGAGGTGCATTCAATTAGAGTTTAAGGTTTTTcctcagttatatatatatatatacagtatatcaatggATAATAATCCACACTATTACTGTactaataaaatgaataaatacagtatTTGTGTTGTGCAAGTGACTCATCTGACCCCTTTACAACTGACAAGCCCATACAgctgcaaatgtataaaaagaaTATACAACATCaagtgaataaaatgtatttttaagccattttcaattaaattaaaatcttgGTTGCCTGTAAATTAAATGTTATGCTAATGAAATGCAGAAAATCAGGTTTCCTTTAACTAGCTTCAAAATTAATTTTATCCAATCTGTAAAATTCCAAATTCAGAACAGAGATCAAGGAAAACAACTGGACAATgtatgtttgatttatttatttttttaagtcctTAAGTGTGAGGACACATTTTCcattaaa
This genomic window contains:
- the LOC127655476 gene encoding growth/differentiation factor 6-A-like, which encodes MDALRAVAFSTLFIFLWSLPCCQSAALKSSRRSKGARSPYDGQRSPKILKEIFASSPVASRRDDYLKDPVVPHDYMISIYRTYSAAEKLGLNASFFRSSKSANTITSFVDRGKDDLMLSPLRRQTFLFDVSTLSDKEELVGAELRIFRKAPGDFLPLPSGVYHLHLLSCRSERPLGSRSLDLQDSRKQEWEVLDVWGIFKNRHLHAAQGNQLCLQLKVTHGKSDTEIDLKQLGFHRHGRTMQEKAILVVYTRSRKRENLFNEMKEQIKSRGEQQEEESGLQFKARRRRRTALNANRHGKRHGKKSKSRCSKKALHVNFKELGWDDWIIAPLDYEAYHCEGVCDFPLRSHLEPTNHAIIQTLMNSMDPNSTPPSCCVPTKLSPISILYIDSGNNVVYKQYEDMVVEQCGCR